In the Neodiprion virginianus isolate iyNeoVirg1 chromosome 2, iyNeoVirg1.1, whole genome shotgun sequence genome, ccagattaaaatattattttattactcgtTGTACTTGAAATAGTATATACATGATACTATGATACTTCCTAGAAATAGCAATGAACGATGtaatgaaacaataaaaaaaaagtcaacaATAATATGAATCACTTAGATAtgtcttttattatttttgatggTAGCTGGAGTCTTTGTAACTACGCCATAACTATTCAAAAGACCATCCCGCCTCCTAGGTTTTTTAACAAAACGTTGTTTAGCCACATTCTTCCCAAGTTCTGACATGTGCTCCTTTTTCTGTGCGCGTTCCTTTAATTTTTGCCTCTCTAGCTTCAATTCCTTATAGTTCTTTGCCTTCTTTTTTGGTGGTTTAGCGCCCAGTTTCACTGCCAGAGCTATTTTTGCCTCTTCTCCCTTCGCTCCGTCAAAACCTGACATTCCAAATTTGATCACGTCGAACCTTGCCCTTTTCATCTGTATTTCTTGCTGCCATTTGACATCACTTTGTTGGGTCCCCTTGGCTTTATTCGTCGGAATGACTACATCTAGATCATTCTTGGCACGTTTGTCTGCGTTCAGTTTAACCTCACTTGACTTGCGCTTCTTCTTTGGCGCCGTGTATG is a window encoding:
- the LOC124298813 gene encoding uncharacterized protein C1orf131, translated to MDEFIVTRSATLKRNANKDFISVSYTAPKKKRKSSEVKLNADKRAKNDLDVVIPTNKAKGTQQSDVKWQQEIQMKRARFDVIKFGMSGFDGAKGEEAKIALAVKLGAKPPKKKAKNYKELKLERQKLKERAQKKEHMSELGKNVAKQRFVKKPRRRDGLLNSYGVVTKTPATIKNNKRHI